One genomic window of Nicotiana sylvestris chromosome 10, ASM39365v2, whole genome shotgun sequence includes the following:
- the LOC104244978 gene encoding receptor-like protein Cf-9 homolog → MMKGEVCNLTLLTVLDLARNNLKGAIPQCLGNLSDYLQVLDMQHNSLSGNLQITLRVGSGLKSFNLHGNKLEGKIPKSLANCKELEVLDLGNNHLNDTFPMWLGTLPKLRVLSLRFNKLHGPIRASRTKNLFPQLQILDLSCNAFTAELPTNLFHHFKAMMRTNQTKKAPRVGYYEDSVVVVTKGQEREVVRILSLYTTIDLSSNKFEGNIPILLGDLIALRVLNLSHNRLQGDIPSSLGNLSLVETLDLKYNQLSGEIPKQLASLTSLAILNLSHNHLQGCIPQGPQFHTFENNSYEGNDGLHGFPVSEGCGSSRIPETNNTTRVLDEESTSEFLNDFWKAALMGYGSGLVIGLSIAYIMLSARNPNWLSWIVEELEHKIAMRRRKKKRGQRRHRRRNNGV, encoded by the coding sequence ATGATGAAAGGAGAGGTTTGCAATTTGACATTATTAACAGTTCTTGATTTGGCAAGAAACAATCTGAAAGGAGCAATTCCACAATGTTTGGGTAACCTGAGTGACTACCTCCAGGTTTTGGATATGCAGCACAATAGTCTTTCTGGGAATCTCCAAATAACTTTAAGAGTTGGAAGTGGACTTAAAAGTTTCAACTTGCATGGCAATAAGCTAGAAGGAAAAATCCCAAAATCTTTAGCCAATTGCAAGGAGTTGGAAGTTCTTGATTTGGGAAACAATCACCTCAATGACACATTTCCTATGTGGTTGGGGACTCTTCCAAAGCTACGAGTTTTAAGCTTGAGATTCAATAAACTGCATGGACCCATTAGAGCTTCAAGGACGAAAAACTTGTTTCCTCAGCTTCAGATATTGGATCTCTCTTGCAATGCATTTACAGCAGAGTTACCAACAAATCTTTTTCATCATTTCAAAGCCATGATGAGAACTAATCAAACAAAGAAGGCACCAAGAGTTGGATATTACGAAGACTCAGTAGTTGTTGTGACAAAGGGACAGGAGCGTGAAGTTGTGAGAATCTTATCTTTGTACACCACTATCGATCTTTCAAGTAACAAATTTGAAGGAAATATTCCTATTCTTCTGGGAGATCTTATTGCACTTCGTGtgttgaatttgtctcataatagATTGCAAGGTGATATACCATCATCACTTGGAAATTTATCTCTAGTGGAAACATTAGACCTTAAATATAACCAACTTTCGGGAGAGATACCAAAACAACTTGCTTCTCTTACATCTCTTGCAATCTTAAATCTCTCCCATAATCATCTCCAAGGATGCATTCCTCAAGGACCTCAATTCCATACCTTTGAGAATAACTCATACGAAGGTAATGATGGATTGCATGGTTTCCCTGTTTCGGAAGGTTGTGGAAGTAGCAGGATTCCAGAGACAAACAACACAACACGCGTTTTGGATGAAGAAAGCACTTCTGAATTTCTCAATGATTTTTGGAAAGCTGCTCTTATGGGATATGGAAGTGGACTAGTTATTGGATTATCCATTGCATATATCATGCTTTCAGCTCGAAATCCCAATTGGCTTTCTTGGATTGTTGAAGAACTAGAACACAAAATCGCCATGAGAAGGCGAAAGAAGAAGCGGGGCCAAAGGCGTCACAGAAGAAGAAATAATGGTGTCTAG
- the LOC104244979 gene encoding receptor-like protein Cf-9 homolog, which translates to MSIQNLVNLTRLDLSSNNFSGNVDVIFFSNLKQLTKLDLSYNSISLTNDNNVKSTLPESLTKIYLSGCEVKELDFLRSTKNLGFLDLSYNSIEGTNPDWAWSNWMHSLYHLNLSHNMLTNIDHFPSFFQLYTLDLRSNFLQGSLPILPSFLSLFFISNNSLRGEIPSFFCNLTSLRVLDLARNNLKGAIPQCLGNMSYELEVLDMQHNFLSGNLQTNFSVGSGLKSFNLHGNKLEGKIPKSLANCRELEVLDLGNNHLNDTFPMWLGTLPQLQVLSLRSNKLHGPIRASRMKNLFPQLQILDISCNAFTTELPTSLFHHLKAMMRIDQTMEPLSDDRYYEDSVTVVTKGMELEVVRILYLYTTMDLSNNKFEGQIPSIMGDLIALRVLNLSHNGLQGHIPKLLGNLFVVESLDLSFNQLSGEIPQQLASVTSLSFLNLSHNHLQGCIPQGPQFHTFMNNSYEDNDELRGFPVSEGCGSSRIPETNNTTRVLDEESTSEFLNDFWKAALMGYGSGLIIGLSIAYIILSARNPNWLSWIVEELEHKITMRRRKKQRGQRHHRRRNNGV; encoded by the coding sequence ATGTCAATTCAAAACCTTGTGAATCTAACACGACTTGATCTTTCATCTAACAATTTTAGTGGCAATGTAGATGTCATCTTCTTTTCAAACCTCAAACAACTTACCAAACTGGATCTTTCATATAATAGTATTTCGCTGACCAATGACAACAACGTCAAGTCTACCTTGCCCGAATCTCTTACAAAAATATACTTGTCCGGTTGTGAAGTAAAAGAACTGGATTTTTTGAGATCGACAAAGAATCTTGGTTTCTTGGATCTTTCATATAACAGTATTGAAGGAACAAATCCTGATTGGGCATGGTCTAATTGGATGCACTCACTATATCACCTTAATCTATCCCACAACATGTTGACAAATATTGaccattttccatcattttttcAACTATATACTCTAGATTTGCGATCCAATTTTCTTCAAGGATCGCTACCTATTCTACCGTCCTTTCTAAGTCTTTTTTTCATATCAAATAATAGTCTCCGTGGGGagatcccttctttcttttgcaaTTTGACATCATTAAGAGTTTTAGACTTGGCAAGAAACAATTTGAAGGGAGCAATTCCACAATGTTTGGGTAACATGAGTTACGAACTTGAGGTTTTAGATATGCAACACAATTTTCTTTCTGGGAATCTCCAAACAAATTTTAGTGTTGGAAGTGGACTGAAAAGCTTCAACTTGCATGGCAATAAGCTAGAGGGAAAAATCCCAAAATCCTTAGCCAATTGCAGAGAGTTGGAAGTTCTCGATTTGGGAAACAATCACCTCAATGACACATTCCCTATGTGGCTAGGAACACTTCCGCAGTTACAAGTTTTAAGCTTGAGATCCAATAAATTGCATGGACCCATCAGAGCTTCAAGGATGAAAAACTTGTTTCCTCAGCTTCAAATATTGGATATCTCTTGCAATGCATTTACAACAGAGTTGCCAACAAGTCTCTTTCATCATTTGAAAGCCATGATGAGAATTGATCAAACAATGGAGCCACTAAGTGATGATAGATATTATGAGGACTCAGTAACTGTGGTAACAAAGGGAATGGAGCTTGAAGTAGTGAGAATCTTGTATTTGTACACCACTATGGATCTTTCAAACAATAAATTTGAAGGACAAATTCCAAGTATTATGGGAGATCTCATTGCACTTCGTGTGTTGAACTTATCTCATAATGGATTGCAAGGTCATATACCGAAATTACTTGGAAATTTATTTGTAGTTGAATCATTGGACCTTTCATTTAACCAGCTTTCAGGAGAGATACCACAACAACTTGCTTCTGTTACGTCTCTTTCATTCTTAAATCTCTCGCACAATCATCTCCAAGGATGCATTCCTCAAGGACCTCAATTCCATACCTTTATGAATAACTCATACGAAGATAATGATGAATTGCGTGGATTCCCAGTTTCGGAAGGTTGTGGAAGTAGCAGGATTCCCGAGACAAACAACACAACACGCGTTTTGGATGAAGAAAGCACTTCTGAATTTCTCAATGATTTTTGGAAAGCTGCTCTTATGGGATATGGAAGTGGACTAATTATTGGATTATCCATTGCATATATCATACTTTCAGCTCGAAATCCGAATTGGCTTTCTTGGATTGTTGAAGAACTAGAGCACAAAATCACCATGAGAAGGCGAAAGAAGCAGCGAGGCCAAAGGCATCACAGAAGAAGAAATAATGGTGTCTAG
- the LOC104244977 gene encoding receptor-like protein Cf-9 homolog translates to MGNKQLSVVLFVFLCHELAFSSSTLPQLCNKDQSISLLKFKQTLTVDPYNPYNPYNASSSCGYLNHNPYPKTSTWNMSRDCCLWDGVICDEFTGHVIELDLSCSNLVGKFDSNSSLFQLSHLQKLNLSFNDFYPSEISPLFGRFSHLTHLDLSHSYFTGQIPSEISHLSKLQSLYLSGSELSVGPYNFKLLLQNLAQLRELDLTFVRISSTIPPNISSHIRTLSLDYTGLHGALPESIFHLPNLQVLNLGFNNQLSGYFPKTKWNSSASLRVLDLSEVNFYGDFLPESFGYLTSLQSLYLSSCNLSGPIPESLWNLTRIEYMDLHSNDLGGPIPLFISGLPNMKFLSLSSNNLNGEIPSWIYTLPSLTTLDLSYNYFSGPLEDFKSNSLEWIALGGNRLQGHLPMSIQNLVNLTELDLPSNNFSGNVDISLFSNLKQLNLLNLSHNSISIINDNNIKSTLPESLTKIYLSGCEVKELDFLRSAKNLVSLDLSNNNIEGKIPDWAWSNWMHSLAYLNLSHNMLTRIDHFLSFLQLDTLDLRSNFLQGSLPILPSSLIFFFISNNSLGGEIPSFFCNLTLLRVLDLARNNLTGAIPQCLGNLSYGLEVLDMQHNFLSGNLQTTFRVGSRLTSFNLHGNKLAGKIPKSLANCKELEVLDLGNNHLNDTFPMWLGTLPRLQVLSLRSNKLHGPIRASRTKNLFPRLQILDLSCNAFIAELPTSLFQHFKAMMRTNQTKKALGDEYYEDSVVVVTKGLELDVVRILSLYTTIDLSSNKFEGHIPCLLGDLIALRVLNLSHNRLQGDIPSSLGNLSLVETLDLKYNQLSGKIPKQLASLTYLEFLNLSHNHLQGCIPQGPQSHTFMSSSYEDNDGLRGFPVSEGCGNSRIPESSNTTRVLDEESTSEFLSDFWKAALIGYGSGLVIGLSISYIMLSARNPNWLSWIVEELEHKITMRRQKKQRGQTHYRRRRRRRRRRRNNGA, encoded by the coding sequence ATGGGCAACAAACAACTCTCAGTTGTGCTCTTTGTCTTTCTCTGTCATGAACTTGCTTTCTCTTCATCCACATTACCTCAATTGTGCAACAAAGATCAAAGTATTTCCCTTCTAAAATTCAAGCAGACTCTTACTGTCGAtccttataatccttataatccttataatgcTTCTTCTTCCTGTGGTTACCTTAATCACAATCCTTATCCGAAAACAAGTACATGGAATATGAGCAGAGATTGCTGCTTATGGGATGGCGTGATATGCGATGAGTTTACTGGCCATGTCATTGAGCTTGATCTCAGTTGCAGCAATCTAGTAGGGAAGTTTGATTCTAACAGCAGCCTATTCCAGCTCTCTCACCTCCAAAAGCTTAACCTTTCTTTCAATGACTTCTATCCTTCGGAAATCTCACCTCTATTTGGCAGGTTTTCGCACTTGACGCATCTTGATCtttcgcactcatatttcacagGTCAAATTCCTTCTGAAATCTCTCATCTGTCAAAGTTACAGTCTCTTTATTTATCAGGCAGCGAGCTCAGTGTTGGACCTTACAATTTCAAATTGCTTCTTCAGAATTTGGCCCAATTAAGAGAGCTTGATCTTACTTTTGTAAGAATCTCTTCCACCATTCCTCCAAATATCTCTTCTCATATAAGAACACTATCGCTAGACTATACAGGATTGCATGGGGCCTTACCTGAGAGTATTTTTCACTTGCCAAACTTGCAAGTTCTGAACTTAGGTTTTAATAATCAGCTCAGTGGTTATTTTCCAAAGACCAAATGGAACAGCAGTGCATCTCTCAGGGTGTTAGATCTCTCTGAAGTGAATTTTTATGGTGATTTTCTACCTGAATCTTTTGGCTATCTAACTTCATTGCAGAGTTTGTATCTTAGTTCTTGCAATCTCTCGGGGCCGATCCCGGAATCTCTTTGGAATCTCACTCGTATAGAGTATATGGACCTTCATTCTAACGATCTTGGAGGACCAATTCCTCTGTTTATAAGTGGACTGCCGAATATGAAGTTCCTATCGCTATCAAGTAACAACCTGAATGGAGAAATACCATCTTGGATATACACGCTTCCATCACTAACTACACTAGACTTGAGCTATAACTACTTTTCTGGTCCACTTGAGGATTTCAAGTCCAATTCACTAGAATGGATTGCATTAGGAGGGAACCGGTTGCAAGGCCATCTTCCCATGTCAATTCAAAACCTTGTGAATCTAACAGAACTTGATCTTCCATCTAACAATTTTAGTGGCAATGTAGACATCAGCTTATTTTCAAACCTCAAACAACTTAACTTGTTGAATCTTTCACATAATAGTATTTCAATTATCAATGACAACAACATCAAGTCTACCTTGCCCGAATCTCTTACAAAAATATACTTGTCtggttgtgaagtaaaagaaCTGGATTTTTTGAGATCAGCAAAGAATCTTGTTTCTTTGGATCTTTCAAATAACAATATTGAAGGAAAAATTCCTGATTGGGCATGGTCTAATTGGATGCACTCACTAGCTTATCTTAATCTATCCCACAACATGTTGACAAGAATTGaccattttctatcatttttacaaCTAGATACTCTAGATTTGCGATCCAATTTTCTTCAAGGATCCCTACCTATTCTACCGTCCTCTCTAATATTTTTTTTCATATCAAATAATAGTCTCGGTGGGGagatcccttctttcttttgcaaTTTGACATTATTAAGAGTTTTAGACTTGGCAAGAAATAATTTGACAGGAGCAATTCCACAATGTTTGGGTAACTTGAGTTACGGTCTTGAGGTTTTAGATATGCAACACAATTTTCTTTCTGGGAATCTCCAAACAACTTTTAGAGTTGGAAGTAGACTGACAAGCTTCAACTTGCATGGCAATAAGCTAGCGGGAAAAATCCCAAAATCTTTAGCCAATTGCAAAGAGTTGGAAGTTCTCGATTTGGGAAATAATCACCTCAATGACACATTCCCTATGTGGCTGGGAACACTTCCGCGGTTACAAGTTTTAAGCTTGAGATCCAATAAATTGCATGGACCCATCAGAGCTTCAAGGACTAAAAACTTATTTCCTCGTCTTCAGATATTGGATCTCTCTTGCAATGCATTTATAGCAGAGTTGCCAACAAGtctttttcaacatttcaaagcCATGATGAGAACTAATCAAACAAAGAAGGCATTAGGAGATGAATATTACGAAGACTCGGTAGTTGTTGTGACAAAGGGACTGGAGCTTGATGTTGTGAGAATCTTGTCTTTGTACACCACTATCGATCTTTCAAGTAACAAATTTGAAGGACATATTCCTTGTCTTCTGGGAGATCTCATTGCACTGCGTGtgttgaatttgtctcataatagATTGCAAGGTGATATACCATCATCACTCGGAAATTTATCTCTGGTGGAAACATTGGACCTTAAATATAACCAGCTTTCTGGAAAGATACCAAAACAACTTGCTTCTCTTACGTATCTTGAATTCTTAAATCTCTCCCACAATCATCTCCAAGGATGCATTCCTCAAGGACCTCAATCACATACCTTTATGAGTAGCTCATACGAAGATAATGATGGATTGCGTGGATTCCCAGTTTCGGAAGGTTGTGGAAATAGCAGGATTCCCGAGTCAAGCAATACAACACGCGTTTTGGATGAAGAAAGCACTTCTGAATTTCTCAGTGATTTTTGGAAAGCTGCTCTTATCGGATATGGAAGTGGACTAGTTATTGGATTATCCATTTCATATATCATGCTTTCAGCTCGAAATCCGAATTGGCTTTCTTGGATTGTTGAAGAACTAGAACACAAAATCACAATGAGAAGGCAAAAGAAGCAGCGAGGCCAAACGCattacagaagaagaagaagaagaagaagaagaagaagaaataatgGTGCCTAG